CGACCTGTACGCCGACGATGGGCGCTCGCCGTACGCCTCGGTCAACTTCGTCACCGCCCACGACGGCTTCACCCTGCGTGACCTGGTCTCGTACGACGCCAAGCACAACGAGGCCAACGGCGAGGACAACCGTGACGGCACCGACAACAACCGGTCGTGGAACTGCGGCGTCGAGGGCGAGACCGACGATCCGGCGATCGTCGCGCTGCGCAAGCGCCAGGCCGCCAACCTCATGCTCACCCTGTGCCTGTCGACCGGAGTCCCGATGCTCACCGCCGGCGACGAGCGGGGCCGCACCCAGCGCGGCAACAACAACGCCTACGGCCAGGACAACGAAGTGTCCTGGATGGACTGGCGCCCCGATGACGCGTGGCTGGACCTCTACGAGCTGACCAAGACCGCGTTGCGGCTCCGGCGCGAGCACCCCGCCCTGCGCCAACGGCACTTCCTCGAGGGCCGCCCGACCGCCGCCGACGGACCCAAGGACCTCGCCTGGGTCCACCCCGAGGGCCGCGAGATGACCGTCGAGGACTGGCACGACCACGAGTTGCACACGCTGGGTGCGTTCGTCTCCGGCGACCCGCTGCGGGCCCCGGGCCCGCGCGGCGAGGTGTTGCGCGACCGCTCCTTCATGATCTGGCTGCACGCCGGTTCGGACCCGGTGCGCCTGCAGCTGCCCGACAACCCCTGGATCGAGGCTGGCGAGGTCGTGCTGTCCACGGACCCCGATCTCGTCGTCGGCGAGCAGGTCAAGGCCGGGGAGCGGATCGCGCTCGACGGGCGGTCCGTGCTGGTGCTCCGGCAGGTCTGACAGACCGTCCTCGCGCGATCGTGGCCCGGGCAGGTGCGCGTCAGGGCAATTGATCCGCGCGAGATCGGGTACGCCGCAGACATCCCCGACAAGGAGGTCACCGTGGCCGATCCCGTCCCCGCCGGAAGCGACGTCTCCGCCGGCACCTACCGATGCACCCAGTGCGGATACGAGCTCGACGTCATGTCCACCCAGCACCTGCCCCCGTGCCCCAGCTGCACGAACGGCACCTGGCAGACGGTCTCCGGGGGCGACAGCGTGGACGATCCCTACCCCGACCGCTGAGGGGGGTTCATCCGATCGCGCGCCAATCCCAAGAGCCGCCGCACCGGCTCGACACCGGTCACGACGAGGGGCTCGGGCGGGCGCACGAGGTCGTCGGGTAGCAAGAGCAGGTGCTGCTCGACGGCGCACTCCCCCGCGCGCCGCTCACGCAACGATGTCCCGTTGAGCCGGTAGCCGACCTTCTCGCTGACCCGCAGCGAGGCAGCGTTGTCGGCGAAGGCCGACGAGGTCACCTGGCGAGCGCCGAGGTGGTCGAAGGCGAAGGCGCACGCCACCTGTCGCATCCGCGTGCCGATCCCCTGGCCCTGGTGGGCTCGTCCCAGCCACGACCCGGTCGACACCGAGCCGCAGACGGCGAAGTCCCGTGCCGCGACCGCTTGGATCCCGATCACCTCGCCGCGCCACAGGACCGCCAGCTCAAGGGCCCAGGACTCCGGCGCGAACGCTGCGCGCACGCTCCACTGGTAGGTCGCGATCCGTGTGGGCAGCTCCTCGGCCGGTGCGTCGGTCCACGGCACCAGGAACGGCATCGCCTCCGGGTCGTGGATCCCCGCGGCCGCGGCCTCCCCGAGCCGAGGAAGGAGGTCGTCGGTGATGCCGACCAGGGCCAGGTCTCCACAGGTGATGTGCAGTCCCAGCGGCGGGAAGATCTCGGCCAGCTCCATGACGACAGCCTCCCGCGAGCCGGAACTTCCCGCGAACGAATTTAGACCCAAGCCTTGCGCTCGAACATACTATCGATTACAATGAATGAATGGATCCCTCCTCCATCACCGACACCGCCGGCGTGGTCGACCGCGCTGTTGTGGATCGTGAGGTCGCCGCGAGGGTGTTGCGTGAGGTCGCTGACCTGCTGGACACGCTAGCTCCGACCACGGACATTCTGCGGGCGGCGCAGACCGGGCGGGACGTGCTCGACGTGCTGCGGGTCGCCGGGATCGCGGAGCTGGTCGAGACCAACGGCTTCGAGGACGAGGGCGCTTCCACCGTCACCACGTGGGCGCGGCGGGAGCTGCGCATCGATGCCGCCGAGACCGCGCGGTTGCGGCGCACCACTCGGGTGACGTCTGTGATGAGCAAGGTCGCTACCGCGGCAGCAGCGGGTCGGTTGCGCACCGAGCACCTCAACGTGTTCGCCTTCGGCCTTAAACACATCGGGGTCGAGAAGATGCTGGCTGCCGAGGAAGCGTTGGTCGACTACGCCGTGACCCATGAGCCCGGTGGGTTGATGAGCGTGGTGCGCGAGATGCGCGCCCGACTCCATCCTGACGAGCTCGACCAAGCGTGGCTCGACGGCATGGACAAAGAAGACCTCAAACTCGTCCGCTGCGGCGACGGCTACAACGTCACCGGGTTCCTCGGCGCCACCACCGGCGCCCAGCTCAAAGCCGTCCTCGACTCACTGACCAAACCCAGGGAGGCGGGCGATGAGCGCAGTGCCTCCGAGCGTCGGTGCGCCGGACTGTCGGCGCTGCTCACCGGAATCCTCGACGCCGGTGTCCTGCCCGCCGATAAAGGCGTGCGGCCACACCTGACCGTCACCGTCCCTGCCGACGTCTTCGGTGCCGCAGCAGCCGCAGCCCAGAACGGTGCGACGCAGGGCGGTGCGGCACAGAGCCAACCTGCGCCAGCGGACACGGACCCGTTCGCGCCTGTCGCGCGACTGGAGGGGTACGGCCCGATCGGGCCCGCACTCGTCGGCTACCTCGCCTGCCTGGGACAGGTCACGGTCGTGACCACCGCCGGCGTCGCACCCGACTCCGGGGTGCTCAACGTCGGACGCACCCGCCGGGTCGCAACACTGCGGCAACGCAAGGCCGTCGAGGCCCACCAAGCCAACCGATGCGCCACACCCGCATGCGAGCTTCCGGTCGAGGAGATCCACCACCTCACCTGGTGGTCCGCCGGCGGTGCGACCGACCTGGACAACCTCATCGGACTCTGCGGGCCATGTCACCGACTGGTCCACCACGGCAAGCTCGTCATCACCGTCCCCACCAGCGCCCCGGACAGCGAGTCCCGCCTCGAGCAGCTCCTGCGCGAGTTCCTCCACCCACTCCCCGACCAGCCACCGCGCCGTACTCACGACCTGCCGCACGAACGGCCCCACGTCACACCCGGACGCAGCTACCGCTTCACCACCCGCCACGGCGACCCCGTACGCCGCCGCGCCGGCTCCGTCCTCCTCACCGACCGCAACCTCCCCCGGCGGGAGTGAGCAGGTCACCCGCGCAGCGGGTCCAGGACGTCGCGCTTGAAGCGCTCGAGCCCGTCGATCTTCTGCTCGAGGCTCGCGTCGCGACCGTGGTAGTAGTACCAGGGCTGGGTCATCACCTCGGTGACGCCGCCGACGGCGGCGCGCGCGAAGTCATCCGCCACGAGCGCGTCGTTGAGCGCGACCACGACCTCTGCGCGCGGCGCGTCCGCGTCGCGTAGGGCGGCGAGTCGACCGGCCACCGCGATCGCGTCGTCGGTCGGCATGATGTCGCTGATCCATCCGTCGTGACGCGCTGCCCGACGGATGGCGACGTCCGACAGCCCACCGACGAGGATCGGCACCTCGACCGGCGGCATCGGCCGCATCGTCAACCGCGGTGCTGGGTAGAACGGCCCCTCGCTGCTCACCCACGGCTCGGTCCACAACCGGCGTAGCAGCGCGAGCGCCTCGTCGGTGCGCTTGCCACGCGTGGAGAAGTCCGCCTCCAGGAGCTCGAACTCCTCGCGGCACCACCCCACCCCGACGCCGAGCTTCACCCGCCCGCCGCTGACCACCGCCGCGGTGCCGACCGCCTTCGCCACGACGTACGGGTTGCGCATGGCCGTCACATAGATCGATGTGAAGAACGACAACCGCTGCGTGACCGCGGCGAGGTTGCCGGCCATGACCCAGGGGTCGGGCCACTCCATCGCGGTGTCCCAGCGGCGCTCGCCCGAGGAGCTGTAGGGGTACGGCGTCTCGATGGTCTCGAGGTCGACGACGTGGTCACCCAGACACAGCGCGTCGTAGCCGAGCTCGTCGGCCGCGCGCGCGAGCGGCGCGAGCTCGGCCGTCGGCACGAACGCGGCCACCACGGCGAACCGCAGCAGCTCCGGGGCGACGGCAACGGGGGCGTCAGTCACCGCAGGAACGTATCAGGACAGCTGATCAAACAGGCTCATTCCGCCCAGGTGACGCAGCCCAGCTCAGCGGGAGCGGTGAGCCTCGCGTGCCGCGGCAGCACCCGGACGGTGTAGCCGAACGGTCCGGCGCGGTCGAGTGGAACGGTCGCGGCGTACCGGTGCCGACCGCCCTCGTAGGCCTCCGCGTGCTCCAGCGGCGCGACGACCGGGTCGGCGAGGGTGTCCTCCGTCCCCCGGACCCGCCCATGGACGACCTGCACCTCGACGTCCTCGGGGGCCAACTCCCCCAGCGAGACGTACGCCGTCACGGACAGCTGGTCGCCCACCTGGGCGACGTCGCTGACGCCGGCGGAGTCGACGTGGTCGATGCGGACGCCGTCCCACGCCGAGCGCACCCGGCTCTTCCAGCCCGCGAGCTCGACAGCACCGGCGAAGTCGTGGTTGATGTCCCTGGCCGACCGGGCCGCCGGGACGTAGAGGTCGCGGACGTAGTCGCGCAGCATCCGGGTCGCCAGCACCTTGGGGCCGAGCGACTTCAGCGTGTGCCGCACCATCTCGATCCAGCGCAGCGGCAGGCCGTCGTGGCTGGTGTCGTAGAAGCGCGGCGCGACCTCGTTCTCGATCAGCTCGTAGAGCGCCGTCGCCTCGAGGTCGTCACGCCGGTCGGGGTCCTCGACCCCATCCGCCGACGGGATCGCCCAGCCGTTCTCACCGTCGTACCACTCGTCCCACCAGCCGTCGAGGATCGAGAGGTTCAGTCCGCCATTGAGCGCAGCCTTCATCCCCGAGGTGCCGCAGGCCTCGTAGGGGCGCAGCGGGTTGTTGAGCCACACGTCGCAACCCGGGTAGAGCGGCTGCGCCATGGCGATGTCGTAGTTCGGCAGGAAGACGATCCGGTGACGGACGTCCTCGGCGTCGGCGAAGCGCACGATCTCCTGGATCAACCGCTTGCCGCCCTCGTCGGCCGGGTGGGCCTTGCCGGCGATGACCAGCTGGACGGGGCGCTCGGGGTGCAGCAGCAACGCGCGCAGCCGCTCGGGGTCGCGCAGCATCAAGGTGAGCCGCTTGTAGGAGGGCACGCGCCGGGCGAAGCCGATGGTGAGCACGTCGGGGTCGAGGACGTCGTCGACCCAGCCCAGCTCGGCCGGTGTCGCGCCTCGCTCGCTCCACGACTTGGCCAGCCGACGGCGTACGTCGTGCACGAGACGCTCGCGCAGCTGACGCTTCAGCGACCAGACGACGTCGCCGGGGACCCGGTCCACGACGTCCCAGGCGTCGGGTCCGCCCGCGTCGAGGTCGGCGCCCTCGCGGGCGACGAGCTCCAGCACCTCGCGCGCGACCCAGGTGGGCGCGTGCACGCCGTTGGTGATCGAGCCGATCGGGACCTCGGTCTCGTCGAAGGCCGGCCACAGACCGGAGAACATCCCGCGGCTGACCTCACCGTGCAGCTGCGAGACGCCGTTGGCGCGCTGGGCGAGGCGGAAGCCCATGACCGCCATGTTGAACACGCCCGGGTCGCCGCCGTCGTAGTCCTCGGCACCGAGCGCGAGAAGGCGGTCGGCGGGGACACCGGGCACGGGTCCCTCGCCGTCGGCGAAGTACTGCGCGACGAGGTCGCGGGAGAACCGGTCGATGCCGGCCGGGACCGGCGTGTGGGTGGTGAACACCGTGCCGGCACGGGCAACCTCGACGGCCGCCTCGAAGCTGAGCCCGGGTCCACTCTCGGCAACGGTCAGCTCACGGATGCGCTCCAGGCCGAGGAAGCCGGCGTGGCCCTCGTTGGTATGGAACACCTCCGGCGCCGGGGCGCCGGTGATGCGGCAGTACGCGCGCACGGCGCGGACGCCGCCGATGCCCAGCAGGATCTCCTGGCGGATGCGGTGCTCGGTCGTGCCGCCGTACAACCGGTCGGTCACCTCGCGCAGCTCAGCCGGGTTCTCCTCGAGGTCGGTGTCGAGCAGCAGCAGCGGCACGCGGCCCACCCGCGCGAGGAAGACCCGGGCGGCCAGCGTCTGGCCGCCGGCCATGCCGATCTCGATGCGCACCGGCTCCCCCGGGTCGGTCGAGCCGGTCGAGACCTCGCGCAGCAGCGTCAGCGGCAGCCCGTCGGGGTCGAGGACCGGGTAGCGCTCCTGCTGCCACCCCTCGCGCGACAGCGACTGGCGGAAGTAGCCGTGCCGGTAGAGCAGCCCGACCCCGATGAGGGGTACGCCGAGGTCGCTGGCGGTCTTGAGGTGGTCACCGGCCAGGATCCCCAGGCCCCCGGAGTACTGCGGCAGGACCGCGGTGATGCCGTACTCCGGCGAGAAGTAGGCGATGCCCTGCGGGCCGTCCTCGCCGACGGTGCGCTGGTACCAGCGCGGCGCGTCCAGGTAGTGGCGCAGGTCGGCGGCGGCCGCGTCGAGTCGCTCGAGGAACGCCGCGTCGGTGCTCAGCTCCTCCAGCCGCGCCGAGCCCACCTCGCCCAGCAGTCGGACCGGGTCGCGGCCGGTGGACTCCCACCGCTCGGGGTCGACCGCAGCGAAGACGTCCTGCGTCTCGGGGTGCCACGACCAGCGGAGGTTCCCGGCGAGCTCACCGAGCGCGGCGACCGGCTCGGGCAGGACGGGACGGACGGTGAAGCGACGGATGGCACGCACCGGAGGACCGTAACCCAGATTCGTTGGATCGGTCCAAGTCGGAGCGCCGGCCGCGTTTGCCCGCGATCGGCCCGGGCAGGATGGGCGTCATGGTCGGACGCATCCCCGTCATGGACGTGGCCCCGGTGGTCGAGCTGGGCAGGTACCCCGCGAAAGCCGCCGTCGGCGAACCCTTCACCGTCAGCGCACTGGTCTTCCGGGAGGGACACGACCAGCTCGACGCCGACGTCGTGCTGACCGGACCCGACGGCAAGGACCGGGCGCCGGTGCGGATGCAGCGCGTCGAGGGTGACGACGTCGACCGCTGGGCGGCGACGGTCGTCTGCGACGAGGTCGGTCCGTGGAGCTTCACCATCCGCGCCTGGAGCGACCCGCTGGCCACCTGGGACCACGACGCCGGCATCAAGGTCCCCGCCGGCATCGACGTCGAGCTGATGTTCACCGAGGGCGCACTCCTGCTGGACCGCGTCGCCGACAGCCTGCCCAAGCGCGGCCGCGACCGGCGTACCGTCACCGACGCCGCCAAGGCGCTGCGCGACACCACGCGCCCGCCCGGGGCCCGGCTGAGCGCCTGGGCCGACCCCGCGCTGACCGCCGTCCTGCACGCGCACCCGCTGCGCGACCTGCTCAGCACCGAGGGTCCCTACCCGCTCTTCGCCGACCGCTCCCGCGCGCTGGTCGGCTCCTGGTACGAGTTCTTCCCCCGCTCCGAGGGGGCGTACGTCGACCCGACCACCGGGAAGACGGTCAGCGGCACCTTCCGCACCGCGGCCGAGCGCCTCCACGGCGTGGCCGCGATGGGCTTCGACGTCGTCTACCTCCCCCCGATCCACCCGATCGGCAAGGTCAACCGCAAGGGCCCCAACAACACCCTCACCCCGGGCCCCGACGACGTGGGCTCGCCCTGGGCGATCGGCTCCGACGAGGGGGGCCACGACGCCATCCACCCCGACCTCGGCACGTTCGACGACTTCGACGCCTTCGTCGCGCGGGCCGGAGACCTGGGCCTCGAGATCGCCCTCGACCTCGCGCTCCAGGCAGCACCCGACCACCCCTGGGTGAAGTCCAACCCCGAGTGGTTCACCACGCGCGCCGACGGCTCGATCGCCTACGCGGAGAACCCGCCGAAGAAGTACCAGGACATCTATCCCATCAACTTCGACAACGACCCCGAGGGGATCTACGCCGAGGTGCTGCGGGTGGTGCGGCTGTGGATGGACCACGGCGTGCGCATCTTCCGCGTCGACAACCCGCACACCAAGCCGGTGGCCTTCTGGGAGCGATTGCTCGCCGAGATCCGGGGCACTGACCCCGACGTGGTCTTCTTGTCCGAGGCGTTCACGAAGCCCCCGATGATGCGCGCCCTGGGCACCGTGGGGTTCCACCAGTCCTACACCTACTTCACCTGGCGCACCGGCAAGCAGGAGCTCGGCGACTACCTCACCGAGCTGTCGCAGGAGACCGCGCACGTGCTGCGGCCGAACCTGTTCGTCAACACCCCCGACATCCTCCACGCCTCCCTGCAGTACGGCGGTCCGGCGGCGTTCAAGCTGCGCGCGGTGCTGGCCGCGACCGCGTCGCCGAGCTGGGGCGTGTACGCCGGCTACGAGCTCTTCGAGCACGTGGCGGTCCGTCCCGGCAGCGAGGAGTACCTCGACTCGGAGAAGTACCAGATCCGCATCCGCGACTGGGAGTCCGCCGAGGCCGAGGGTCGCTCCCTCGCGCCGTACCTGCGCCGCCTCAACGAGATCCGGCGTGCGCACCCGGCGCTGCAGCAGCTGCGCAACCTGCACGTCCACGGCAGTGACGACGACGCGATCCTGGTGTTCAGCAAGACCGACCTGGGTGACACCAGCGACGAGCGCGACACCGTGATCGTCGTGGTCAACGTCGACCCGCACGCGACTCGCGAGACCACCGTCCACCTCGACCTTCCGGCGCTGGGCATGGAGTGGGACGAGGGCTTCGCCGTCCATGACGAGCTCAGTGGCCAGACCTGGCACTGGAGCGCGCACAACTACGTGCGCCTCGATCCCCACCACGAGCCCGCCCACGTCCTGACGGTCAGGAGGACCCGTTGATCTCGACAAGCTCGATCGGCAAGGAAGGCTCGATCGGCAAGGAAGGCCCGGTCGGCCAGGGCGGTGGGAGTCAGGTGCTGGGCGAGGAGCCCGAGTGGTTCAAGACCGCCGTCTTCTACGAGGTCCTCGTCCGCACCTTCTACGACTCCGACGGCGACGGCGTCGGTGACTTCGTCGGGCTGACGGAGAAGCTCGACTACCTGCAGTGGCTCGGCGTCGACTGCCTGTGGGTGCCGCCGTTCTTCACCTCCCCCCTGCGTGACGGCGGCTACGACGTCGCCGACTACACGGGCGTCCTGCCGGAGGTCGGCACGATCGACGACTTCCAGGCCTTCCTCGACGCCGCTCACAGCCGCGGCATCCGCGTGATCATCGACTTCGTCATGAACCACACCAGCGACCAGCACCCGTGGTTCCAGGCCTCGCGCACCGACCCCGAGGGCGAGTACGGCGACTTCTACGTCTGGTCCGACACCGACGAGCTCTACTCCGAGGCACGGATCATCTTCGTCGACACCGAGCCGTCGAACTGGACCTGGGACCCGGTGCGCCAGCAGTACTTCTGGCACCGGTTCTTCCATCACCAGCCGGACCTGAACTTCGACAACCCCAAGGTCCACGACGCGATGCTCGAGGCGCTGTCGTTCTGGCTCGACATGGGCATCGACGGGTTCCGCCTCGACGCGGTGCCCTACCTCTACGAGCGTCCCGGCACCAACGGCGAGAACCTCCCCGAGACCCACGAGTTCCTCAAGAAGGTCCGTCGCTACGTCGACGAGCACTACCCGGGCCGGGTGCTCCTGTGCGAGGCCAACCAATGGCCGGCCGACGTCGTGGAGTACTTCGGTGACTTCGAGGTCGGCGGCGACGAGTGCCACATGGCCTTCCACTTCCCGGTGATGCCGCGCATCTTCATGGGCGTACGCCGCGAGTCGCGCTTCCCGATCTCCGAGATCATGGCGCAGACCCCGGCCATCCCCTCGGGCTGCCAGTGGGGCATCTTCCTGCGCAACCACGACGAGCTGACCCTCGAGATGGTCACCGACGAGGACCGCGACTACATGTGGGGCGAGTACGCCAAGGACCCGCGCATGAAGGCCAACATCGGCATCCGCCGGCGCCTGGCCCCGCTGCTCGACAACGACATCAACCAGATGGAGCTCTTCACCGCGCTGCTGCTGTCGCTGCCGGGCTCGCCGGTGCTCTACTACGGCGACGAGATCGGCATGGGCGACAACATCTGGCTCGGCGACCGCGACGGCGTGCGTACGCCGATGCAGTGGACGCCCGACCGCAACGCCGGATTCTCGAAGGCGACGCCCGGCAAGCTGCACCTGCCGGTCAACCAGGACCCGGTGTTCGGCTACCAGCGCGTCAACGTCGAGACCGAGCTGGACAACCCGTCCTCGCTGCTGCACTGGACCCGGCGGATGATCCACGCCCGGCGCGACCACCCGGCCTTCGGCCTCGGCGACTTCACCGACCTGGGCGGCTCGAACCCCAGCGTCCTGTCCTACATCCGTCACCACGTCGCACCCGATGGGACCGAGGACATCGTGTTGTGCGTCAACAACCTCTCGCGGTTCCCGCAGCCGGTCGAGCTGGACCTGCGCCGGTTCGAGGGGCGCGTCCCGATCGAGCTGCTCGGCGGCGTGCGCTTCCCCGCGATCGGTGAGCTGCCCTACCTCCTGACGCTCGGCGCCTACGGCTTCTACTGGTTCCGCATCCCGACCGACGACGCCCCCGACCCGACGTACGGCATCCCCGCTGGAGGGATCGACTGATGACACAGACCCCGCAACGACACACCCGTGAGGACCAGATCGGCGGCTACCTCGCCGGCGCCCGCTGGTTCGGCGGCAAGGGTCGTCCGTTCGAGGTCACCGACGTGACCCGCCTGGCCGTCCTCGAGGGTGAGCGATCGGTCGCGATCGACGTGGTCACCGTGACGTACGGCGACGGCCGCGAGGGCGCGAGCGCCGAGTGGGAGCAGTACCAGCTCCCACTGAGCCTGGTCGCCGACTCCGACCCCGCGCTCGACCACGCGTTCGTCGGATGGTGGGAGGACCCGGACCTGGGCTGGGTCCACGCCTACGACGCCGCCCACGACCGGCAGGCTTGCGCCCAGCTGCTGCAGGGGTTCGCCGACGAGCAGACCGTCGACCGCATCGGATTCCACCGGCTCCCCGGTCACGACCTCGACACCGACGTGCACTCCAGCCCGTTCACCGGCGAGCAGTCCAACACCTCGATCGCCTTCGGCGAGGACAGCCTGCTCAAGATCTTCCGCAAGCTCTCCCCCGGCCGGAACCCCGACATCGACATCCACAGGGTGCTGACCGAGGCCCAGTGCCCGCACATCGCCCACCTCTACGGCTGGATCGAGGCCACCTCGACGCGCACCGGCGAGCCCGTCCACCTGGCGATGCTCCAGCAGTTCCTGCGCACCGCGACCGACGGCTGGGACCTGGCCTGCGCGAGCGTGCGCGACCTGTTCGCCGAGGCCGACCTGCACGCCGATGAGGTCGGTGGCGACTTCGCCGCGGAGTCGGCCCGGCTCGGCGAGGCGCTGGCGGAGGTCCACGCCACGTTGGCGGCGCACTTCGAGACCGAGACGTGGGATGCCGACGAGCTCGGCCGCCTGGCCGACGCGATGGCCGAGCGCCTCGACGCGGCGGCCGCCGCCGTGCCCTACCTCACCAAGGTCGCCCCGGCGATCCACTCCGTGCTGGGTCGCGTCCGCGAGCTCGACCAGCCATTGACCGCCCACCGGGTCCACGGCGACCTGCACCTCGGTCAGACCCTGCGCACCGTCTTCGGCTGGAAGGTCGTCGACTTCGAGGGCGAGCCCGCCAAGGCACTGGCCGAGCGGGTCCTGCCCGACTCCCCCTGGCGCGACGTCGCCGGCATGCTGCGGTCGTTCGACTACGCCGCCCACGCCGTCGTCGCCGACATGGCGCCCGGCACCGAGGAGGGACGCCAGCAGCTCGAGTACCGCGCCCAGGAGTGGGCCGAGCGCAACCGGGGCACCTTCCTCGGTGCGTACGCCGCGGCGGCCGGCTTCTCCGTCCCCCTCCCCCCGGAGGCGCAGCTGCTGCTCGCCGCCTACGAGGCCGACAAGGCGGTCTACGAGGCGATCTACGAAGCCCGCAACCGGCCCACCTGGGTCGGCATCCCGATGGCGGCCCTGGAGCGGATCGCCGCGCTCGCCGAGCGGAAGGACGACGATGCCTGAGCCCGTGCAGGTCCCCCACGAGGAGCTCGAGGCGCTCGCGGCCGGTGAGCACCGCGGTCCCCATGGCGTCCTCGGCGCCCACCCGCACGACGGCGGCGTGACGATCCGTGCCCTGCGGCCGTCCGCCCACTCCGTCGCCGTGGTGCACGACGGCACGAGCGTCCCGATGGCCCATGAGCACGCCGGCGTGTGGGTCGCGACGATCGAGGCCGAGACCGTCCCCGACTACCGGCTGGAGGTCGACTACGGCTCCGGTGCGCACACCGTCGACGACCCCTACCGCTTCCTGCCCACACTCGGCGAGGTCGACCTGCACCTGGTCAACGAGGGCCGCCACGAGCAGCTGTGGACCGTGCTCGGTGCGCACGTGCGGCGCTACGACGGACCGGCCGGTCCCGTGGTCGGCACCTCCTTCGCCGTGTGGGCGCCGGCGGCGCGCGGCGTACGCGTCAAGGCGGACTTCAACGGCTGGGACGGCCGCGAGCACCCGATGCGCCAGCTCGGCACCTCCGGCGTGTGGGAGCTCTTCGTCCCCGACGTCGGGAAGGGCGCGCGCTACAAGTACGCCATCCTCGGCGCCGACGGAGTCTGGCGCGACAAGGCCGACCCGATGGCCTACGCCACCCAGGTGCCGCCGGAGACCGCCTCGGTCGTCTTCGAGTCCGAGTACACCTGGGGCGACGACGCGTGGATGACGCAGCGTGCGTCGGCCTCGCACCACGACCGCCCGATGTCGGTCTACGAGGTG
The nucleotide sequence above comes from Nocardioides massiliensis. Encoded proteins:
- the treS gene encoding maltose alpha-D-glucosyltransferase — its product is MGKEGPVGQGGGSQVLGEEPEWFKTAVFYEVLVRTFYDSDGDGVGDFVGLTEKLDYLQWLGVDCLWVPPFFTSPLRDGGYDVADYTGVLPEVGTIDDFQAFLDAAHSRGIRVIIDFVMNHTSDQHPWFQASRTDPEGEYGDFYVWSDTDELYSEARIIFVDTEPSNWTWDPVRQQYFWHRFFHHQPDLNFDNPKVHDAMLEALSFWLDMGIDGFRLDAVPYLYERPGTNGENLPETHEFLKKVRRYVDEHYPGRVLLCEANQWPADVVEYFGDFEVGGDECHMAFHFPVMPRIFMGVRRESRFPISEIMAQTPAIPSGCQWGIFLRNHDELTLEMVTDEDRDYMWGEYAKDPRMKANIGIRRRLAPLLDNDINQMELFTALLLSLPGSPVLYYGDEIGMGDNIWLGDRDGVRTPMQWTPDRNAGFSKATPGKLHLPVNQDPVFGYQRVNVETELDNPSSLLHWTRRMIHARRDHPAFGLGDFTDLGGSNPSVLSYIRHHVAPDGTEDIVLCVNNLSRFPQPVELDLRRFEGRVPIELLGGVRFPAIGELPYLLTLGAYGFYWFRIPTDDAPDPTYGIPAGGID
- a CDS encoding maltokinase N-terminal cap-like domain-containing protein — translated: MTQTPQRHTREDQIGGYLAGARWFGGKGRPFEVTDVTRLAVLEGERSVAIDVVTVTYGDGREGASAEWEQYQLPLSLVADSDPALDHAFVGWWEDPDLGWVHAYDAAHDRQACAQLLQGFADEQTVDRIGFHRLPGHDLDTDVHSSPFTGEQSNTSIAFGEDSLLKIFRKLSPGRNPDIDIHRVLTEAQCPHIAHLYGWIEATSTRTGEPVHLAMLQQFLRTATDGWDLACASVRDLFAEADLHADEVGGDFAAESARLGEALAEVHATLAAHFETETWDADELGRLADAMAERLDAAAAAVPYLTKVAPAIHSVLGRVRELDQPLTAHRVHGDLHLGQTLRTVFGWKVVDFEGEPAKALAERVLPDSPWRDVAGMLRSFDYAAHAVVADMAPGTEEGRQQLEYRAQEWAERNRGTFLGAYAAAAGFSVPLPPEAQLLLAAYEADKAVYEAIYEARNRPTWVGIPMAALERIAALAERKDDDA